A stretch of the Papaver somniferum cultivar HN1 chromosome 6, ASM357369v1, whole genome shotgun sequence genome encodes the following:
- the LOC113289391 gene encoding O-fucosyltransferase 31-like — translation MVYSLNNGGVFVGLLVLLLPVFFPNLFTPLGHASPSIFSEWNTPKPRHLPLLKGALQHKTKYGQRSDLWSPLASQGYKPCFDSPTTHVLPKKSEGYIQVFLDGGLNQQRMGICDAVAVAKILNATLVIPHLEVNPVWKDSSSFSEIFDVDHFIDVLKDEISIVKELPKEYSWSSREYYATAIRATRIKTAPVHASANWYLENVIPVLQSYGIAAIAPFSHRLAFEEVSRDIQRLRCKVNFQALTFVPHIKSLGDALVSRLCYPSGKYLRERTSENERQGDGKFVVLHLRFDKDMAAHSACDFGGGKAEKLALAKYRQVLWQGRVLNSQFTDEELRNQGRCPLTPEEIGLLLTALGFDNSTRLYLASHKVYGGEARISTLRKLFPFMEDKKSLASAEERAKIDGKASLLAALDYYVSMKSDIFISASPGNMHNALVGHRTYENLKTIKPSMTLLGQLFLNKSMGWSEFQQAVQEGHRNRQGQIRLRKKKQSIYTYPAPDCMCQA, via the exons ATGGTTTATTCGTTGAATAATGGTGGAGTTTTTGTGGGTCTTTTAGTGCTTCTTCTACCAGTTTTCTTTCCTAATCTGTTTACTCCTTTGGGTCATGCTTCTCCTTCTATCTTCTCT GAATGGAATACTCCTAAACCAAGGCACTTGCCTCTATTGAAGGGTGCTTTACAACACAAAACT AAATACGGACAGCGTTCCGATCTTTGGTCTCCTCTGGCAAGCCAAGGATATAAACCATGTTTTGATTCTCCAACTACCCATG TCTTGCCTAAGAAATCTGAAGGATATATCCAAGTATTTCTGGATGGGGGGTTGAACCAACAGAGAATGGGG ATTTGTGATGCAGTGGCAGTTGCTAAAATATTGAATGCGACACTAGTTATCCCACACCTCGAAGTGAATCCTGTTTGGAAAGATTCAAG CTCATTCTCGGAAATTTTTGACGTGGATCACTTCATTGATGTTCTCAAGGATGAAATATCTATAGTTAAGGAACTCCCAAAAGAGTATTCCTGGAGCTCAAGAGAATACTATGCTACGGCAATTCGAGCTACTAGAATTAAAACAGCTCCAGTTCATGCTTCAGCTAATTGGTATCTGGAAAATGTAATACCTGTATTACAGAG TTATGGCATTGCTGCTATTGCTCCATTTTCTCACCGCCTGGCATTTGAAGAGGTGTCAAGGGACATCCAGCGCTTACGTTGTAAAGTCAACTTTCAAGCATTGACATTTGTTCCTCATATCAAATCGTTAGGAGATGCTCTTGTCAGTCGCCTTTGTTATCCATCTGGAAAGTACCTGCGAGAAAGAACATCTGAGAATGAAAGACAAGGAGACGGGAAGTTTGTTGTGCTTCATCTTCGGTTTGACAAG GATATGGCTGCCCATTCAGCATGTGACTTTGGTGGGGGTAAAGCTGAAAAGCTTGCTCTGGCTAAATACCGCCAAGTACTCTGGCAAGGAAGGGTGCTAAACTCTCAGTTCACTGACGAGGAACTAAGAAACCAAGGACGTTGCCCATTAACCCCTGAAGAGATTGGATTACTTCTCACAGCTTTGGGCTTTGACAACAGTACTCGGCTCTATCTCGCTTCCCACAAG GTCTATGGTGGTGAAGCAAGAATCTCAACATTGCGCAAGTTGTTTCCATTCATGGAAGACAAGAAAAGCCTTGCATCTGCGGAGGAACGTGCCAAAATTGACGGCAAGGCCTCACTACTAGCTGCACTTGATTACTATGTGAGCATGAAGAGTGACATCTTCATATCAGCTTCACCCGGAAATATGCACAATGCCTTG GTGGGACACAGAACTTACGAGAACCTGAAAACAATAAAGCCAAGCATGACATTATTGGGCCAGCTCTTCTTGAATAAGAGCATGGGATGGTCAGAGTTCCAGCAGGCAGTCCAGGAGGGGCACAGAAACAGGCAAGGACAGATTAGGTTGAGGAAAAAGAagcaatctatttatacataTCCCGCTCCTGACTGCATGTGCCAGGCTTAA
- the LOC113289390 gene encoding mechanosensitive ion channel protein 2, chloroplastic-like isoform X2 — translation MYGVKTGKMNKQQLDALSLHLSGNVQRPISYVTSRYDIVKCRSFLIPAQANEIPILKTAISTATRSYNAFCGSPLLLKVVSAVSILAFTVWGLAPLMRLSRNLFLHKSDNTNNWKKSQTHYVMTSYLQPLLLWTGASLICGALDPIILPSEASQAVKHRLLIFVRSLSTVLAFAYCLSSLIQQAQKFFMEAVDSNDTRNMGFQFAGKAIYTAVWVAAVSLFMELLGFSTQKWLTAGGLGTVLLTLAGREIFTNFLSSAMIHATRPFITNEWIQTKIEGYEVSGTVEHVGWWSPTIIRGEDREAVHIPNHKFTVNVVRNLTQKTHWRIKTHLAISHLDVNKINNIVADMRKVLAKNPQVEQQKLHRRVFLENIDPENQALLILISCFVKTSHHEEYLCVKEAILLDLLRVISHHRARLATPIRTVQKIYNDPDMENIPFAETIYARPRAGRNRPFLLIEPSYKINGDEKSKSQPRSARKNEEQDTKVSSSDVLADVKDAEKSLESKTDNKVTSDSKAGPQAVASSSDLKAGTKVDLTTSVSDPKADAKGPERSTSDTKGPSPISDGSAQKNPEKKHKKGTSGDVRQKNSNADTTPTISASSTLKKQLQVLDSLAQSSSDATRVKAASDNSPASELGSVKTEGSPAMAHTKQENERPRPAMEDNIVLGVALDGSKRTLPIEEEEGPNVPSSTPGEAKELAACHNGNGSSSATKDQKGHFPSVPGAMLADHQRDPEK, via the exons ATGTATGGAGTCAAAACTGGAAAAATGAACAAACAG CAACTTGATGCTTTGAGTCTTCATCTCTCTGGAAATGTACAGCGGCCAATTAGTTATGTCACTTCTAGATACGACATTGTCAAGTGCCGTTCTTTCCTAATACCTGCTCAAGCAAATGAAATACCTATTCTCAAAACTGCCATCTCAACTGCAACAAG ATCATACAATGCTTTTTGTGGAAGTCCTCTCCTCCTCAAGGTGGTCTCAGCAGTCAGTATCCTAGCTTTCACTGTATGGGGCCTGGCACCACTTATGCGTCTCAGCAGGAACTTGTTTCTTCAT AAGAGTGATAACACCAATAATTGGAAAAAAAGCCAAACACATTATGTGATGACTTCAtatctccaacctttacttttgTGGACAGGGGCCTCCCTTATCTGCGG GGCACTGGATCCCATAATTTTACCTTCAGAAGCTAGCCAGGCTGTTAAACATCGCCTTTTGATTTTCGTGAGATCCTTGTCAACTGTACTGGCATTCGCTTATTGTTTATCAAG CTTGATACAACAAGCCCAGAAATTCTTTATGGAGGCAGTTGACTCCAACGATACAAGAAAT ATGGGTTTTCAATTTGCTGGAAAAGCTATTTATACTGCAGTCTGGGTAGCAGCTGTTTCATTGTTCATGGAGTTGCTTGGGTTCTCTACACAGAAATGGCTTACTGCAGGAGGTCTTGGAACAGTACTTCTGACTCTTGCTGGACGTGAG ATATTCACAAACTTCCTATCAAGTGCAATGATTCATGCAACACGACCCTTTATCACAAATGAATGGATCCAAACAAAGATTGAAGGCTATGAAGTTTCCGGTACTGTTGAG CATGTAGGTTGGTGGTCACCAACAATCATAAGAGGTGAAGATCGTGAAGCAGTTCACATTCCAAATCACAAGTTTACAGTGAATGTTGTAAGGAATCTTACACAGAAGACTCATTGGCGTATCAAGACACACCTTGCCATCAGCCACTTGGATGTCAATAAGATTAAC AATATTGTAGCAGATATGCGCAAAGTCCTGGCAAAAAATCCTCAAGTAGAGCAGCAGAAGTTGCACAGAAGAGTGTTTTTGGAAAACATAGATCCAGAAAACCAAGCACTTTTG ATTTTAATATCTTGCTTTGTGAAGACCTCCCATCATGAAGAATACCTGTGTGTCAAG GAAGCTATTTTGTTGGATCTCCTCAGAGTCATCAGCCATCATCGTGCACGTCTTGCCACTCCAATTCGTACTGTTCAGAAAATATACAACGACCCTGACATGGAAAATATACCATTTGCTGAGACCATCTATGCTAGGCCTAGAGCTGGTAGGAACCGTCCATTTCTGCTGATTGAGCCTTCGTACAAAATTAATGGagatgaaaaatcaaaatctcaACCTCGTTCAGCACGCAAGAACGAAGAACAAGATACTAAGGTCTCATCATCTGATGTCCTGGCAGATGTCAAGGATGCAGAGAAATCACTCGAATCAAAGACAGATAATAAAGTAACATCTGACTCCAAAGCAGGTCCACAGGCTGTTGCGTCATCATCTGATTTGAAGGCGGGCACGAAGGTTGATTTGACAACATCAGTATCTGATCCCAAAGCTGATGCCAAGGGGCCAGAAAGGTCAACGTCTGACACAAAGGGACCGAGTCCAATTTCTGATGGTTCCgcacagaaaaaccctgagaaGAAACATAAGAAGGGTACTTCAGGAGACGTTCGGCAGAAGAACAGTAATGCTGACACTACGCCGACAATATCTGCATCCTCTACACTCAAGAAACAACTCCAAGTCTTGGACTCATTGGCGCAAAGTTCTTCTGATGCTACCCGAGTAAAAGCAGCTTCTGATAACTCCCCAGCGTCTGAACTGGGTAGTGTAAAAACAGAAGGAAGTCCAGCTATGGCACACACAAAACAGGAAAATGAGAGGCCTCGACCTGCCATGGAAGATAACATTGTTCTTGGTGTTGCTTTAGATGGCTCAAAGCGAACCCTCCCAATTGAGGAAGAGGAAGGCCCAAACGTTCCCTCATCTACTCCAGGGGAGGCTAAGGAATTGGCAGCATGCCATAATGGAAATGGGTCTTCCTCAGCCACCAAAGACCAGAAGGGTCATTTTCCATCTGTTCCTGGTGCCATGTTAGCTGATCATCAGCGGGATCCTGAGAAGTGA
- the LOC113289390 gene encoding mechanosensitive ion channel protein 2, chloroplastic-like isoform X1 codes for MMAVAGSLRLSYELGTHKKRGFTCQSEGLFGKGRLRVSPFFLSSRGSQLDALSLHLSGNVQRPISYVTSRYDIVKCRSFLIPAQANEIPILKTAISTATRSYNAFCGSPLLLKVVSAVSILAFTVWGLAPLMRLSRNLFLHKSDNTNNWKKSQTHYVMTSYLQPLLLWTGASLICGALDPIILPSEASQAVKHRLLIFVRSLSTVLAFAYCLSSLIQQAQKFFMEAVDSNDTRNMGFQFAGKAIYTAVWVAAVSLFMELLGFSTQKWLTAGGLGTVLLTLAGREIFTNFLSSAMIHATRPFITNEWIQTKIEGYEVSGTVEHVGWWSPTIIRGEDREAVHIPNHKFTVNVVRNLTQKTHWRIKTHLAISHLDVNKINNIVADMRKVLAKNPQVEQQKLHRRVFLENIDPENQALLILISCFVKTSHHEEYLCVKEAILLDLLRVISHHRARLATPIRTVQKIYNDPDMENIPFAETIYARPRAGRNRPFLLIEPSYKINGDEKSKSQPRSARKNEEQDTKVSSSDVLADVKDAEKSLESKTDNKVTSDSKAGPQAVASSSDLKAGTKVDLTTSVSDPKADAKGPERSTSDTKGPSPISDGSAQKNPEKKHKKGTSGDVRQKNSNADTTPTISASSTLKKQLQVLDSLAQSSSDATRVKAASDNSPASELGSVKTEGSPAMAHTKQENERPRPAMEDNIVLGVALDGSKRTLPIEEEEGPNVPSSTPGEAKELAACHNGNGSSSATKDQKGHFPSVPGAMLADHQRDPEK; via the exons ATGATGGCTGTTGCTGGTTCCCTGAGATTGTCTTATGAATTGGGAACTCATAAGAAACGTGGTTTCACTTGCCAATCCGAG GGTTTGTTTGGAAAAGGCCGGTTACGCGTATCACCTTTTTTCCTTTCGTCTCGTGGTTCG CAACTTGATGCTTTGAGTCTTCATCTCTCTGGAAATGTACAGCGGCCAATTAGTTATGTCACTTCTAGATACGACATTGTCAAGTGCCGTTCTTTCCTAATACCTGCTCAAGCAAATGAAATACCTATTCTCAAAACTGCCATCTCAACTGCAACAAG ATCATACAATGCTTTTTGTGGAAGTCCTCTCCTCCTCAAGGTGGTCTCAGCAGTCAGTATCCTAGCTTTCACTGTATGGGGCCTGGCACCACTTATGCGTCTCAGCAGGAACTTGTTTCTTCAT AAGAGTGATAACACCAATAATTGGAAAAAAAGCCAAACACATTATGTGATGACTTCAtatctccaacctttacttttgTGGACAGGGGCCTCCCTTATCTGCGG GGCACTGGATCCCATAATTTTACCTTCAGAAGCTAGCCAGGCTGTTAAACATCGCCTTTTGATTTTCGTGAGATCCTTGTCAACTGTACTGGCATTCGCTTATTGTTTATCAAG CTTGATACAACAAGCCCAGAAATTCTTTATGGAGGCAGTTGACTCCAACGATACAAGAAAT ATGGGTTTTCAATTTGCTGGAAAAGCTATTTATACTGCAGTCTGGGTAGCAGCTGTTTCATTGTTCATGGAGTTGCTTGGGTTCTCTACACAGAAATGGCTTACTGCAGGAGGTCTTGGAACAGTACTTCTGACTCTTGCTGGACGTGAG ATATTCACAAACTTCCTATCAAGTGCAATGATTCATGCAACACGACCCTTTATCACAAATGAATGGATCCAAACAAAGATTGAAGGCTATGAAGTTTCCGGTACTGTTGAG CATGTAGGTTGGTGGTCACCAACAATCATAAGAGGTGAAGATCGTGAAGCAGTTCACATTCCAAATCACAAGTTTACAGTGAATGTTGTAAGGAATCTTACACAGAAGACTCATTGGCGTATCAAGACACACCTTGCCATCAGCCACTTGGATGTCAATAAGATTAAC AATATTGTAGCAGATATGCGCAAAGTCCTGGCAAAAAATCCTCAAGTAGAGCAGCAGAAGTTGCACAGAAGAGTGTTTTTGGAAAACATAGATCCAGAAAACCAAGCACTTTTG ATTTTAATATCTTGCTTTGTGAAGACCTCCCATCATGAAGAATACCTGTGTGTCAAG GAAGCTATTTTGTTGGATCTCCTCAGAGTCATCAGCCATCATCGTGCACGTCTTGCCACTCCAATTCGTACTGTTCAGAAAATATACAACGACCCTGACATGGAAAATATACCATTTGCTGAGACCATCTATGCTAGGCCTAGAGCTGGTAGGAACCGTCCATTTCTGCTGATTGAGCCTTCGTACAAAATTAATGGagatgaaaaatcaaaatctcaACCTCGTTCAGCACGCAAGAACGAAGAACAAGATACTAAGGTCTCATCATCTGATGTCCTGGCAGATGTCAAGGATGCAGAGAAATCACTCGAATCAAAGACAGATAATAAAGTAACATCTGACTCCAAAGCAGGTCCACAGGCTGTTGCGTCATCATCTGATTTGAAGGCGGGCACGAAGGTTGATTTGACAACATCAGTATCTGATCCCAAAGCTGATGCCAAGGGGCCAGAAAGGTCAACGTCTGACACAAAGGGACCGAGTCCAATTTCTGATGGTTCCgcacagaaaaaccctgagaaGAAACATAAGAAGGGTACTTCAGGAGACGTTCGGCAGAAGAACAGTAATGCTGACACTACGCCGACAATATCTGCATCCTCTACACTCAAGAAACAACTCCAAGTCTTGGACTCATTGGCGCAAAGTTCTTCTGATGCTACCCGAGTAAAAGCAGCTTCTGATAACTCCCCAGCGTCTGAACTGGGTAGTGTAAAAACAGAAGGAAGTCCAGCTATGGCACACACAAAACAGGAAAATGAGAGGCCTCGACCTGCCATGGAAGATAACATTGTTCTTGGTGTTGCTTTAGATGGCTCAAAGCGAACCCTCCCAATTGAGGAAGAGGAAGGCCCAAACGTTCCCTCATCTACTCCAGGGGAGGCTAAGGAATTGGCAGCATGCCATAATGGAAATGGGTCTTCCTCAGCCACCAAAGACCAGAAGGGTCATTTTCCATCTGTTCCTGGTGCCATGTTAGCTGATCATCAGCGGGATCCTGAGAAGTGA